GCGGCCGCGACCTGGGATGCGGCTTCTTCAACCCGCGCTCGCAGCTGGCGGTCCGCCTGCTGGACCCGGACCCGTGGGCGCGCATCGACGCCGCCTGGTTCCGGCGGCGCCTGGAGGCCGCCTGGCGGTACCGGCGCGAGAGGCTGCCGGAGGCCGACGCCTGCCGCCTGGTCTTCGCCGAGGCCGACGGCCTTCCCGGCCTGATCGTCGACCGCTATGGGCCGGTGGTGGTGGTGGGCTTCCTGGCGGCGGGGCTGGAGCCCTTCCGGGAGGCGATCCTCGACCAGCTGGAGGAGATGCTGGCGCCGGAGGCGGTGGTGGAGCGGGAGGAGGCGGCGATCCGCCGGCGCGAGGGGCTGCCCTCCCGCTCGGGCGTGCTGCGCGGGCGGCTGCCGGAGGCGATCCGGATCCGCGAGGGGTCGCTCCGCTTCCTCGTGGACGTGCTGGGTGGACAGAAGACGGGCTGGTTCCTCGACCAGCGCGAGAACCGGCTGCGCGTGGCCGCCCTGGCCGCCGGGCGGCGGGTGCTGGACATGTTCACGCACACCGGCGGCTTCGCCCTGCAGGCGGCGGCCGGGGGCGCAGAGCAGGTGGAGGCCTGGGACAGCTCGGGCCCCGCCCTCGAGCTGGCCCGGGCCAACGCCGAGGAGAACGGGTTGGGGGAGCGGGTC
This window of the Bacillota bacterium genome carries:
- a CDS encoding class I SAM-dependent rRNA methyltransferase, which gives rise to MGGAARADDGPERGGASHVAHRRPRLAGRRGRGAAGVSRDGEALRARPLVRVSTSAARALREGRAWVYRDEVLEAEAGAAPGQVVRLRSQRGRDLGCGFFNPRSQLAVRLLDPDPWARIDAAWFRRRLEAAWRYRRERLPEADACRLVFAEADGLPGLIVDRYGPVVVVGFLAAGLEPFREAILDQLEEMLAPEAVVEREEAAIRRREGLPSRSGVLRGRLPEAIRIREGSLRFLVDVLGGQKTGWFLDQRENRLRVAALAAGRRVLDMFTHTGGFALQAAAGGAEQVEAWDSSGPALELARANAEENGLGERVRFLEGDAFAVLREKVASGARYDLVVLDPPAFARRTADLDGAYRGYKEINLQAMRLLAAGGLLVSCSCSQPVRAEMFEQMLVDAAADAGASFRLLERRGASPDHPVRLGHPASDYLKCFVLERL